In Halorussus limi, a genomic segment contains:
- a CDS encoding BtpA/SgcQ family protein has translation MTTAGLPDAEKPLVGMVHLPALPGAPKFSGDFDRVRETALRDARRLEAGGVDALMLENFGDAPFYPEDVPKHVVASMTRVAAEIRDEVDLPMGINVLRNDAEAALSVAAAVGAAFVRVNVHVGARVTDQGVIEGRAHETVRLRERLDSDAAVLADLDVKHSAALAERPVDAEAVAEPVERGLAEGIVVSGAGTGHEVGGDHLRAVASARDEAGLDAPVFVGSGVTAENAAEILEVADGAIVGTALKEGGETTNPVSVERVEAVVEAVERVR, from the coding sequence ATGACGACCGCGGGACTCCCCGACGCCGAGAAACCGCTCGTCGGCATGGTCCACCTCCCGGCGCTTCCGGGCGCGCCGAAGTTCTCCGGGGACTTCGACCGGGTCCGCGAGACCGCCCTGCGGGACGCCAGACGGCTCGAAGCCGGGGGCGTGGACGCGCTGATGCTCGAAAACTTCGGCGACGCGCCGTTCTACCCCGAGGACGTGCCCAAGCACGTCGTCGCGTCGATGACCCGGGTCGCGGCCGAGATTCGAGACGAGGTCGACCTCCCGATGGGAATCAACGTCCTCCGGAACGACGCCGAGGCCGCGCTCTCGGTCGCGGCCGCGGTCGGAGCGGCGTTCGTCCGCGTGAACGTCCACGTCGGGGCGCGGGTGACCGACCAAGGCGTCATCGAGGGTCGGGCACACGAGACGGTCCGCCTGCGCGAGCGCCTCGATTCGGACGCCGCCGTCCTCGCCGATTTGGACGTGAAACACTCCGCGGCGCTCGCCGAGCGTCCGGTCGACGCCGAGGCGGTCGCCGAACCGGTCGAGCGCGGCCTCGCCGAGGGAATCGTCGTCTCGGGCGCCGGAACCGGCCACGAGGTCGGCGGCGACCACCTCCGGGCGGTCGCGTCGGCCCGCGACGAGGCCGGACTCGACGCGCCCGTCTTCGTCGGGAGCGGCGTGACAGCCGAGAACGCCGCCGAGATACTCGAAGTCGCGGACGGAGCCATCGTCGGCACCGCGCTCAAGGAGGGCGGCGAGACGACGAACCCGGTCTCCGTCGAACGCGTCGAGGCGGTCGTCGAGGCCGTCGAGCGCGTCCGGTAG
- a CDS encoding DUF1684 domain-containing protein translates to MTETTPEDDFDAEEWREQLRSHRAEKDEFFADHPQSPIPPEERDDFESLDYFDPDPDYRVTATVEVHERPDPVEMEVSAGPAQRYLRVATLRFELGDGSDADSYELAGYRQQEDDDGLFVPFRDKTTGQQTYRDGRYMEFETEGGLEDGSEIVLDFNLAYSPFCAYSETFACPLPPEENWLDAEIRAGEKA, encoded by the coding sequence ATGACCGAGACAACGCCCGAAGACGACTTCGACGCCGAGGAGTGGCGCGAGCAACTCCGGTCTCACCGCGCCGAGAAGGACGAGTTCTTCGCCGACCACCCCCAGTCGCCGATTCCGCCCGAGGAGCGCGACGACTTCGAGAGCCTCGACTACTTCGACCCCGACCCCGACTACCGCGTCACCGCCACCGTCGAGGTCCACGAGCGCCCCGACCCCGTCGAGATGGAGGTCAGCGCGGGCCCGGCCCAGCGATACCTCCGTGTCGCTACGCTCCGCTTCGAACTCGGCGACGGGAGCGACGCCGACTCCTACGAACTCGCGGGCTACCGCCAGCAGGAAGACGACGACGGCCTGTTCGTCCCGTTCCGCGACAAGACGACCGGCCAGCAGACCTACCGAGACGGCCGGTACATGGAGTTCGAGACCGAGGGCGGTCTCGAAGACGGGAGCGAGATAGTGCTGGACTTCAACCTCGCGTACTCGCCGTTCTGCGCCTACAGCGAGACGTTCGCCTGCCCGCTCCCGCCCGAGGAGAACTGGCTCGACGCGGAGATTCGCGCCGGCGAGAAGGCGTAG
- a CDS encoding group I intron-associated PD-(D/E)XK endonuclease, producing the protein MSEIVHPKERGQQTEAAIIFEFIRNGLTALEPFGDNERYDVVVEESGHFYRVQIKTGRIENGRVQFETRSSGTLTRKVEKEGYEGEIDVFAVYSPEIERSFVVPIADAPKTSMGIRVEESEKTSPNVNWAADYALENWVNAIRSESE; encoded by the coding sequence ATGAGTGAGATAGTGCACCCTAAAGAACGCGGCCAGCAGACCGAGGCGGCAATTATTTTCGAATTTATCCGGAATGGTCTGACTGCCTTAGAACCCTTTGGCGATAACGAGAGATACGATGTCGTAGTGGAAGAATCTGGACATTTTTATCGAGTTCAGATTAAAACAGGACGAATAGAAAACGGACGCGTTCAGTTCGAAACCAGAAGCTCAGGAACACTGACCAGAAAAGTCGAGAAGGAAGGATATGAAGGAGAAATCGATGTCTTCGCGGTTTATTCACCAGAAATCGAGCGGTCGTTCGTCGTACCGATAGCAGACGCACCGAAGACTTCGATGGGAATACGAGTAGAAGAATCCGAGAAAACGTCTCCGAATGTCAATTGGGCAGCGGATTACGCCCTAGAAAACTGGGTGAACGCTATTCGGTCAGAATCGGAGTAG
- a CDS encoding universal stress protein produces the protein MIDTVVVATDGSESVTRAVRVALDLAERFDASVHALYVVDTGEVESSPEELRDELREALESQGSDALEAVREHADRELTTAVREGRPAAEITEYARERDADVVATGTRGRHGENRFLIGSVAERVVRSCPVPVLTVRQLENGE, from the coding sequence ATGATAGACACCGTCGTCGTCGCCACGGACGGGTCCGAGAGCGTCACCCGCGCGGTTCGGGTCGCGCTCGACCTCGCCGAGCGGTTCGACGCCTCGGTCCACGCGCTCTACGTCGTGGACACCGGCGAAGTCGAGTCCTCGCCCGAGGAGTTGCGCGACGAACTCCGCGAGGCGCTGGAGTCGCAGGGGTCGGACGCGCTCGAGGCCGTGCGCGAACACGCCGACAGGGAGTTGACGACCGCGGTCCGCGAGGGTCGCCCGGCCGCCGAGATTACCGAGTACGCCCGCGAGCGAGACGCCGACGTGGTGGCGACGGGCACGCGGGGCCGCCACGGCGAGAACCGCTTTCTCATCGGGAGCGTGGCCGAACGCGTCGTCCGGTCGTGTCCCGTCCCCGTGCTGACCGTCCGACAACTGGAGAACGGTGAGTAA
- a CDS encoding DUF5807 family protein, with product MSKREQFLAGERPEDVALFLSDSFVEGEGDGLAKHGEQVESGVILVVEGDQGRSVFKTATGMDAMGFAKRAMGTEGRIARDLSGGECPECDGDAEFVFAFAEEQNEEVGGVYGEGDVIHAYSYCDCGTAYSDKWVAGEAE from the coding sequence ATGAGCAAACGCGAGCAGTTCCTCGCCGGCGAGCGACCCGAGGACGTGGCGCTGTTCCTCTCGGACTCGTTCGTGGAGGGCGAGGGCGACGGACTGGCTAAGCACGGCGAACAGGTCGAGAGCGGCGTGATACTGGTGGTCGAGGGCGACCAGGGCCGGAGCGTGTTCAAGACCGCGACCGGCATGGACGCGATGGGGTTCGCCAAGCGGGCGATGGGCACCGAGGGCCGCATCGCGCGGGACCTCTCGGGCGGCGAGTGCCCCGAGTGCGACGGCGACGCGGAGTTCGTCTTCGCCTTCGCCGAGGAGCAAAACGAGGAGGTCGGCGGCGTCTACGGCGAGGGCGACGTGATTCACGCCTACTCGTACTGCGACTGCGGGACGGCGTACTCCGACAAGTGGGTCGCCGGCGAGGCCGAGTAG
- a CDS encoding ABC transporter ATP-binding protein, whose translation MSDLLSISNLRTQFNTERGVVEAVDDFDLTIREGETVGLVGESGSGKSVSALSLMQLVDDPGRIVDGEAAFRHEELTADFAERYPSGVGEFVFPDEGYVDLLAAPEDAMREIRGGEMSMIFQDPMTSLNPALTVGEQVAESLRLHQYGGRRKDSWWNAVREIAPSLGGKDIDEEILQDTIHMLEEVGIPEPTERVEEYPHEFSGGMRQRVLIAIALACQPKLLVADEPTTALDVTIQAQILDLINDLQDELGMSVLFITHDLGVVAETCDRVAVMYAGDIVEVGPVDEIFHNPSHPYTYALLESIPREDKQRLTPIEGNVPDLIDMPTGCHFADRCPWEQPECTEGEIPNLQHGPEDVDHRAKCVLEEFDKSQYGEEFESITTGDHDVGERLLEVDGMKKHFSRADGMLDEWLSDEVESVKAVDGVSFDIYEGETVGLVGESGCGKSTAGRTLLHLEDPTDGRIVFQGTDLSELDREELRDKRKDMQMIFQDPLSSLDPRMTVGQIIAEPLKIHSLPEENPEGDMSKKQQRRDRVAELMEAVGLEPGQYDRYPHEISGGQRQRVGIARALAVDPDFIVADEPVSALDVSVQAQILNLLEDLQDEFGLTYLFIAHDLSVVRHIADRIAVMYLGEIVEVADTDELFSDPKHPYTQALLSAIPEPDPRVDTDDRVILEGDVPSPIDPPSGCHFRTRCPQIIPPEGLDVEQDAYRQIMNYRERVESRAIDLDATWEEAAGGDAAQTETATAADGGRPDASHAAFKAVLWDRLFDAEPSGRPREIVAESFDHLASGDWAAAESLLRDHFESVCERKDPVLQDEAHPAACHLYDQPDST comes from the coding sequence GTGAGTGACTTACTGTCAATCTCGAATCTGCGGACGCAGTTCAACACCGAACGAGGTGTGGTCGAGGCGGTGGACGACTTCGACCTCACGATTCGGGAGGGCGAGACGGTCGGTCTCGTGGGCGAGTCGGGGTCCGGAAAGAGCGTCAGCGCGCTCTCGCTGATGCAACTCGTGGACGACCCCGGCCGAATCGTGGACGGCGAGGCGGCGTTCCGCCACGAGGAACTGACCGCAGACTTCGCCGAGCGATACCCGTCGGGCGTCGGCGAGTTCGTCTTCCCCGACGAGGGGTACGTGGACCTGCTGGCCGCGCCCGAGGACGCGATGCGCGAGATTCGGGGCGGGGAGATGAGCATGATTTTCCAAGACCCGATGACCTCGCTCAACCCCGCGCTGACCGTGGGCGAGCAGGTCGCCGAGAGCCTTCGCCTCCACCAGTACGGCGGCCGCCGGAAGGACTCGTGGTGGAACGCGGTCCGGGAAATCGCGCCGAGTCTCGGCGGGAAGGACATTGACGAGGAGATTCTACAGGACACCATCCACATGCTCGAAGAGGTCGGCATCCCCGAACCCACAGAGCGCGTCGAGGAGTACCCCCACGAGTTCTCGGGCGGGATGCGCCAGCGCGTCCTCATCGCCATCGCGCTGGCGTGTCAGCCGAAACTGCTGGTCGCCGACGAGCCGACCACCGCGCTCGACGTGACGATTCAGGCCCAGATTCTCGACCTCATCAACGACCTGCAGGACGAACTCGGCATGTCGGTCCTGTTCATCACCCACGACCTCGGCGTCGTCGCCGAGACTTGCGACCGCGTGGCCGTGATGTACGCGGGCGACATCGTGGAGGTCGGCCCCGTGGACGAAATCTTCCACAATCCGAGCCACCCCTACACCTACGCGCTGCTCGAATCCATCCCGCGGGAGGACAAACAGCGACTCACGCCCATCGAGGGCAACGTCCCCGACCTCATCGACATGCCCACTGGGTGCCACTTCGCCGACCGGTGCCCGTGGGAGCAACCCGAGTGCACCGAGGGCGAGATTCCGAACCTCCAGCACGGTCCCGAGGACGTTGACCACCGCGCGAAGTGCGTCCTCGAAGAGTTCGACAAGAGCCAGTACGGCGAGGAGTTCGAGAGCATCACGACCGGCGACCACGACGTGGGCGAGCGACTCCTCGAAGTCGACGGGATGAAGAAGCACTTCTCGCGGGCCGACGGCATGCTCGACGAGTGGCTCTCCGACGAGGTAGAGAGCGTCAAAGCCGTCGACGGCGTGAGCTTCGACATCTACGAGGGCGAGACGGTCGGCCTCGTCGGCGAGTCGGGGTGCGGGAAGTCGACCGCGGGCCGGACCCTACTCCACCTCGAAGACCCGACAGACGGCCGCATCGTCTTCCAAGGCACCGACCTCTCGGAACTGGACCGCGAGGAGTTGCGCGACAAGCGCAAGGACATGCAGATGATATTCCAGGACCCGCTGTCCAGCCTCGACCCCCGCATGACGGTGGGCCAGATAATCGCCGAACCCCTCAAAATCCACAGTCTGCCCGAGGAGAACCCCGAGGGTGACATGTCCAAGAAGCAACAGCGCCGTGACCGGGTCGCCGAACTGATGGAGGCGGTCGGTCTCGAACCGGGCCAGTACGACCGCTACCCCCACGAGATTTCGGGCGGCCAGCGCCAGCGGGTGGGCATCGCCCGCGCGCTGGCGGTCGACCCCGACTTCATCGTGGCCGACGAACCGGTGTCGGCGCTCGACGTGTCGGTGCAGGCCCAGATTCTCAACCTGCTGGAGGACTTGCAGGACGAGTTCGGTCTCACGTACCTCTTCATCGCCCACGACCTGAGCGTGGTCCGGCACATCGCCGACCGCATCGCGGTGATGTATCTGGGCGAAATCGTGGAGGTCGCCGACACCGACGAACTGTTCAGCGACCCGAAACACCCCTACACGCAGGCGCTGCTGTCGGCGATTCCGGAACCCGACCCGCGGGTCGACACCGACGACCGCGTCATCCTCGAAGGCGACGTGCCCTCGCCCATCGACCCGCCGTCGGGGTGTCACTTCCGGACGCGATGCCCCCAAATCATCCCGCCGGAGGGACTCGACGTCGAACAGGACGCCTACCGCCAGATAATGAACTACCGCGAGCGCGTCGAGAGTCGCGCCATCGACCTCGACGCGACGTGGGAGGAGGCCGCGGGCGGCGACGCCGCGCAGACCGAGACCGCCACGGCCGCGGACGGAGGACGCCCCGACGCCTCGCACGCGGCGTTCAAGGCGGTCCTCTGGGACCGCCTCTTCGACGCCGAACCCTCGGGGCGACCTCGGGAAATCGTCGCGGAGTCGTTCGACCACCTCGCGTCGGGCGACTGGGCGGCCGCCGAGTCGCTCCTCCGCGACCACTTCGAGAGCGTCTGCGAGCGCAAGGACCCGGTCTTACAGGACGAGGCCCACCCGGCGGCCTGCCACCTCTACGACCAACCCGACTCGACGTAG
- a CDS encoding carbohydrate kinase family protein, translating to MSDFDARADSARLDAVAVGSAVEDRIYGLTNLPEPDGGAFVRDEATATGGVAANVAAALAELGRETGVVSRVGDDEAADRILADLRERGIDARRVRRGDPGERTTYSMILRDPDGERMIVNGGEAVPNLRLSADDRDYVRRAGLAFTSAYAPDPVVSDLVNAKKRGERFPPLVFDLSGPLSELEDRATRPETLDALLPVCDCFVANAVSARSYLGEGPRGAIETLRERSVRRAAVTRGTEGALLLTEDDEILEIPAFAVETADTTGAGDAFTAGLLHEWLLGERPPREAGRFAAAAAALNCTAETARGGLPTESEVRAFLDSR from the coding sequence ATGAGTGACTTCGACGCCCGAGCGGACTCGGCGCGCCTCGACGCGGTGGCGGTCGGGAGCGCGGTCGAAGACCGAATCTACGGTCTGACCAACCTGCCGGAACCCGACGGCGGTGCGTTCGTCCGCGACGAGGCGACCGCGACGGGCGGGGTCGCGGCGAACGTCGCGGCCGCGCTCGCCGAACTGGGCCGGGAGACCGGCGTCGTCTCGCGCGTCGGCGACGACGAGGCGGCCGACCGGATTCTGGCCGACCTCCGCGAACGGGGCATCGACGCCCGGCGCGTCCGGCGGGGCGACCCCGGCGAGCGCACCACCTACTCGATGATTCTACGCGACCCCGACGGCGAGCGCATGATAGTCAACGGGGGCGAGGCCGTTCCGAACCTCCGCCTCTCCGCGGACGACCGCGACTACGTTCGGCGGGCCGGTCTCGCGTTCACCAGCGCGTACGCGCCCGACCCGGTGGTCTCAGACCTCGTGAACGCGAAGAAGCGCGGCGAGCGTTTCCCGCCGCTGGTCTTCGACCTCTCGGGCCCTCTCTCGGAACTGGAAGACCGGGCCACCCGGCCCGAGACGCTCGACGCGCTCCTGCCGGTCTGCGACTGCTTCGTCGCCAACGCGGTCTCCGCGCGGTCGTACCTCGGCGAAGGCCCCCGCGGCGCAATCGAGACGCTCCGCGAGCGAAGCGTCCGCCGGGCCGCGGTCACCCGCGGGACCGAGGGCGCGCTCCTGCTGACCGAGGACGACGAAATCCTCGAAATACCCGCGTTCGCCGTCGAGACCGCCGACACGACCGGCGCGGGCGACGCCTTTACCGCGGGCTTGCTCCACGAGTGGCTGCTCGGCGAGCGACCGCCGCGCGAGGCCGGGCGCTTCGCGGCGGCGGCCGCGGCGCTCAACTGCACCGCCGAGACCGCGAGGGGCGGCCTTCCGACCGAGTCGGAGGTCCGAGCCTTCCTCGACTCGCGGTAG
- a CDS encoding ATP-binding protein — translation MGHWSRFVSTVGGGRIVAGLGGLYVAVAVARAGFVVATGRPILAAVVDFVLVGAPGAVLLYGGVRLPRTDLDTDTYPRVVTWCLAGFVVTLGVIELLNLEPGVTIAYPRWSFTLGAAIGTAAGFGIGVNDARAVTQRREAERHNRELQRQNGQLENFARMVAHELKNPLTIAKIYLGPATDGDAQAVEEVETALDRIEEMIEVVLVTARGEDATIHAEPVSLSDVAAETWDSLDLQHAKLVVETDRTVMADPIHLRHLLENMFENAVEHTGSAVEITVGPLPDGFYVADDGPGIPAEEREAVFEAGHTTDADGIGLGLTFISQLVETYGWDCTLTESDAGGARFEFTNVDFVTTEKRNVH, via the coding sequence ATGGGTCACTGGTCGCGTTTCGTCTCCACGGTCGGTGGCGGACGCATTGTCGCCGGTCTGGGTGGACTGTACGTCGCGGTCGCCGTCGCTCGCGCGGGGTTCGTCGTCGCCACGGGAAGACCGATTCTCGCCGCCGTCGTCGATTTCGTTCTCGTCGGTGCTCCGGGAGCCGTGCTGTTGTACGGCGGGGTTCGACTCCCCCGAACCGACCTCGACACCGACACGTATCCGCGCGTCGTGACGTGGTGTCTCGCCGGATTCGTCGTCACGCTCGGGGTCATCGAACTCCTCAACCTCGAACCCGGCGTCACTATCGCCTACCCGCGCTGGTCGTTCACGCTCGGGGCGGCCATCGGGACCGCCGCCGGTTTCGGCATCGGCGTGAACGACGCCCGCGCCGTCACCCAGAGGCGGGAAGCAGAGCGACACAACCGGGAACTCCAGCGCCAGAACGGCCAGTTGGAGAACTTCGCCCGAATGGTCGCTCACGAACTCAAGAACCCGCTGACCATCGCGAAGATTTACCTCGGACCGGCCACGGACGGCGACGCGCAGGCGGTCGAGGAGGTCGAGACCGCGCTCGACCGCATCGAGGAGATGATAGAGGTCGTTCTGGTCACCGCACGCGGGGAGGACGCGACAATCCACGCCGAACCCGTCTCGCTCTCCGACGTCGCCGCGGAGACGTGGGATAGTCTCGACCTCCAGCACGCAAAACTCGTCGTCGAGACCGACCGGACGGTGATGGCCGACCCGATTCACCTCCGGCACCTGCTCGAAAACATGTTCGAGAACGCGGTCGAACACACCGGGTCGGCGGTGGAGATAACCGTCGGCCCGCTTCCCGACGGCTTCTACGTCGCGGACGACGGACCGGGCATCCCCGCCGAGGAGCGCGAGGCGGTGTTCGAGGCGGGCCACACCACGGACGCCGACGGCATCGGTCTCGGATTGACGTTCATCTCGCAACTGGTCGAGACGTACGGGTGGGACTGTACCCTCACCGAGAGCGACGCGGGTGGCGCGCGCTTCGAGTTCACGAACGTAGACTTCGTCACGACCGAGAAGCGGAACGTCCACTGA
- a CDS encoding DHH family phosphoesterase gives MKDWVIDDDNLSVERKSILPGEGFFVPDSVEEAKEEAEAEAALTGAEVAVVADPDADGLACTALVREVYGEAALIDAGPHDLEEALERVADYSEPGAQIFVCDLCPDSYDEVGESLEALVEQAGEVRWFDHHQWTDPVAEAVRDAGVELVVGDSDEECTADVAVRSLDYDFPDYLVELAAVTRDHDLWIRDDERSDDLADFSYWADPEEYIEAVAEHGADLPEDVREFLAEMRVEKDALIEKAVARADIEEVGPWTVGVTYGRCSQNEVAEQLRQQGTDAAVVVKPSGSASIRGTDDFERAHEVARQVNGGGHPKAAGCKPRIYDDMLDYAHHWTTRGAVAKQVILEAFWHVARDVEAETAAAEGEPEETEPDETEPSESDE, from the coding sequence ATGAAAGACTGGGTCATCGACGACGACAATCTCTCCGTAGAGCGAAAATCTATTCTGCCCGGCGAGGGCTTTTTCGTCCCGGATTCGGTCGAGGAGGCCAAGGAGGAGGCCGAGGCCGAGGCGGCCCTGACCGGCGCGGAGGTGGCGGTCGTGGCCGACCCCGACGCCGACGGTCTGGCCTGCACCGCGCTCGTTCGTGAGGTCTACGGCGAGGCCGCGCTCATCGACGCCGGACCCCACGACTTGGAGGAGGCGCTGGAGCGAGTCGCCGACTACAGCGAACCCGGCGCGCAAATCTTCGTCTGTGACCTCTGTCCCGACAGCTACGACGAGGTCGGCGAGTCGCTGGAGGCGCTGGTCGAGCAGGCCGGCGAGGTCCGCTGGTTCGACCACCACCAGTGGACCGACCCCGTGGCCGAGGCGGTCCGCGACGCGGGCGTCGAACTCGTCGTCGGCGACAGCGACGAGGAGTGTACCGCCGACGTGGCTGTCCGGTCGCTCGACTACGACTTCCCGGACTACCTCGTGGAACTCGCGGCGGTCACGCGCGACCACGACCTCTGGATTCGCGACGACGAGCGCAGCGACGACCTCGCGGACTTCTCCTACTGGGCCGACCCCGAGGAGTACATCGAGGCGGTCGCCGAACACGGCGCGGACCTCCCCGAGGACGTGCGGGAGTTCCTCGCCGAGATGCGCGTCGAGAAGGACGCCCTCATCGAGAAGGCGGTCGCCCGCGCCGACATCGAGGAGGTCGGCCCGTGGACCGTCGGCGTGACCTACGGCCGGTGTTCGCAGAACGAGGTCGCCGAGCAGTTGCGCCAGCAGGGCACCGACGCCGCGGTGGTCGTCAAGCCCTCGGGGAGCGCCTCGATTCGCGGCACCGACGACTTCGAGCGCGCCCACGAGGTCGCCCGGCAGGTCAACGGCGGCGGCCACCCGAAGGCCGCGGGATGCAAGCCCCGTATCTACGACGACATGCTCGACTACGCCCACCACTGGACGACCCGCGGCGCGGTCGCCAAGCAGGTGATTCTGGAGGCGTTCTGGCACGTCGCCCGTGACGTGGAGGCGGAGACGGCGGCGGCCGAAGGCGAACCCGAGGAGACCGAACCGGACGAGACCGAACCGTCCGAGAGCGACGAATGA
- a CDS encoding DUF2391 family protein, with the protein MVGRKKRYALADSAQQIVGGFLLAGPFVVTEEVWVLARDMTTPEALLTVLIVFLIGYGALYKADDDRDPDRESEVAGIPTRFVSLMLVSFGSVAILSVAFGAPDTFLSDTFTDGRPSMETVKITLRAVSVGAVFSVVGAATADSVF; encoded by the coding sequence ATGGTCGGACGAAAGAAGCGGTACGCGCTGGCCGACTCCGCCCAGCAGATAGTCGGCGGGTTCCTGCTGGCCGGACCGTTCGTCGTGACCGAGGAAGTGTGGGTGCTGGCACGTGACATGACGACCCCGGAAGCGCTGCTCACCGTTCTCATCGTCTTCCTGATCGGGTACGGCGCGCTCTACAAGGCCGACGACGACCGCGACCCCGACCGCGAGTCGGAGGTCGCGGGGATTCCGACGCGGTTCGTCTCGCTGATGCTCGTCTCGTTCGGGTCGGTCGCCATCCTCTCGGTGGCGTTCGGCGCCCCCGACACGTTCCTCAGCGACACGTTCACGGACGGTCGTCCGTCGATGGAGACGGTCAAAATCACGCTCCGGGCCGTCAGCGTCGGCGCGGTGTTCAGCGTGGTCGGCGCGGCCACCGCCGACAGCGTGTTCTGA
- a CDS encoding class I SAM-dependent methyltransferase: protein MSVREEFDDWAADGRDKGMEDRHWNTAKYALARMPVEEGDTVLDLGTGSGYAVRALRDTKGAGRAYGLDGSPEMARNATEYTDDPRVGFLVGDFDHLPFADDSVDHVFTMEAFYYANDPHETLREIARVLRPGGTFFCAVNYYEENVHSHSWQENIDVEMTRWSAREYREAFRDAGLHVAEQDNVPDRETEIPDASEFPTDDWNSRADMVERYREFGTLLTVGVAP, encoded by the coding sequence ATGAGCGTCCGCGAGGAGTTCGACGACTGGGCGGCCGACGGCCGCGACAAGGGGATGGAGGACCGCCACTGGAACACCGCGAAGTACGCGCTGGCCCGCATGCCGGTCGAGGAGGGCGACACCGTGCTGGACTTGGGCACCGGGAGCGGGTACGCGGTCCGCGCGCTCCGGGACACCAAGGGCGCGGGCCGGGCCTACGGACTCGACGGGTCGCCGGAGATGGCGCGCAACGCCACCGAGTACACCGACGACCCGCGGGTCGGCTTTCTGGTCGGCGACTTCGACCACCTCCCGTTCGCCGACGACAGCGTGGACCACGTCTTCACGATGGAGGCGTTCTACTACGCCAACGACCCCCACGAGACGCTCCGGGAGATAGCCCGCGTCCTCCGGCCCGGCGGCACGTTCTTCTGTGCCGTGAACTACTACGAGGAGAACGTCCACTCCCACTCGTGGCAGGAGAACATCGACGTGGAGATGACCCGGTGGTCCGCCCGGGAGTACCGCGAGGCGTTCCGCGACGCGGGCCTCCACGTCGCCGAACAGGACAACGTGCCCGACCGCGAGACCGAGATTCCCGACGCGAGCGAGTTCCCGACCGACGACTGGAACTCGCGGGCCGACATGGTGGAACGCTACCGGGAGTTCGGGACGCTGCTGACCGTCGGCGTCGCGCCGTAG
- a CDS encoding DUF7090 family protein — protein MDYQLAIENTPETIPGGTGVLLLHPSTGETDRIDTDFLKTDTDHFLVISTRTTAREVKQKLDHYDVDESKAEILDTLSIERGYSRRSTENVHYVSSPDDLEGVLDITRRFLEETDGKRRISLDSITEMAYYADESRVRDVIRQILGLLREHDAVGLFHLSKGVHDEEHVEKFMGLFDAIIDLDRDGEVNSDFENV, from the coding sequence ATGGATTATCAACTCGCCATCGAAAACACCCCCGAGACGATACCCGGTGGCACTGGCGTCCTCCTCCTCCATCCGAGCACTGGCGAAACGGACCGCATCGACACCGACTTCCTGAAGACCGACACCGACCACTTCCTCGTCATCTCGACGCGAACCACCGCCCGCGAGGTCAAGCAGAAACTCGACCACTACGACGTAGACGAGAGCAAGGCCGAGATTCTCGACACTCTGAGCATCGAACGCGGCTACTCGCGGCGAAGTACGGAAAACGTCCACTACGTCTCCTCGCCCGACGACCTCGAAGGCGTCCTCGACATCACCCGGCGGTTCCTCGAAGAGACCGACGGCAAGCGCCGCATCAGCCTCGACTCCATCACCGAGATGGCCTACTACGCCGACGAGTCGCGGGTCCGCGACGTGATTCGCCAGATTCTGGGCCTCCTGCGCGAACACGACGCGGTCGGCCTGTTCCACCTCTCGAAGGGCGTCCACGACGAGGAACACGTCGAGAAGTTCATGGGTCTGTTCGACGCCATCATCGACCTCGACCGCGACGGCGAGGTCAACAGCGACTTCGAGAACGTCTGA